Below is a window of Hydrogenimonas sp. SS33 DNA.
AGAGGGCCGTCGTCTGTACCGACGTGGGGCAGCACCAGATGTGGACCGCCCAGTTCTACCCCTTCAGCTACCCGCGCCAGTTCATCACCAGCGGCGGCCTGGGGACCATGGGATTCGGCTTCCCCGCCGCCATCGGCGCCAAGAGGGGCGTGCCCGACAAGACGGTCATCAACTTCACAGGCGACGGGTCGATTCTGATGAACATCCAGGAGCTGGTGACGGCGGTGGAGAGCCGCCTGCCGGTGATCAACATCATCCTCAACAACCACTACCTGGGCATGGTGCGGCAATGGCAGACCTTCTTCTACGAAAAACGCTACGCCGAAACCGACCTCAGTTTCCAGCCCGACTTCGTCCGGTTGGCGGAAGCGTGCGGCGGTGTCGGCTACAGGGTCGAGACCAAGGAGGAGTTCGACGAAGCGCTGCAGGATGCGATCGACAAGGGGGTCGTCGCGATGATCGACGTCATCGTCGACAGAGAAGAGAATGTTCTGCCCATGGTTCCCAGCGGCGGAACGCTTTACAATATGATGCTGGAATACAAGGATTGACAATGAAAGTGGAAAGAAGAGTCATTTCGGTAATCGTCCAAAACGAACACAGCGTCCTTGCCCGCATCACAGGCCTCTTCGCCGCCCGGGGTTACAATATCGAAACCCTGACCGTCGCCCCCATTCCCGACAGCGACATGTCGCGGCTGACCATCGAAACCAGGGGGAATGTCAGGGTCATCGAACAGATCATCAAGCAGCTGCATAAACTGATCCCCACCTACAAGGTCATCGAACACGAAGAGATGATCGAGAAAGAGATGGTGATGATGAAGTTCCCCATCAACGAATCGTTGGCGGCGATCCAGGCGCTCTGCCAGGCCTACAACGGCGGCATCGCCAATGTCAGCAGCCAGCACATCATCACGATGGTGGCCGACGAACCCAGACGGGTCAAACATTTCATCGAAGCGGCGCAGCGCTTCCACCCCGTCGAGATCGTCCGGGGCGGCGTCGTCGCCATGGAGCGTGAATGAGGCTCAGTGAAATCGCCGGGCGTGTCGGCCTCGCCTTCGAAGGGGCGGACACGGAGATCGAAGGGATCGCGACGCTGAAAAATGCGGATGAAAACCACCTCAGTTTTCTGGACAACCCGAAATATCTGCATGACCTGTCAAAAACGAAGGCGGCGGCGGTGCTGGTCTCCCCCCGGTACGCCGACAAGGTGCCGGAAGGGACGGTTGCCCTCATCGACGAGGAACCCTACCTGAAACTGGCCCTTGTGAGCGCCCTTTTCGCACCCGATGTGATGAAAGAGGAGGGGGCCGAACCCCGGATTGGAGAAGGTTGCCGCATCGGGCCCAACGTCACCTTCGGTAAAAATGTGGTCGTAGAAGGCGGTGTGACGATCATGCCGGGGTGCTATATCGGC
It encodes the following:
- the ilvN gene encoding acetolactate synthase small subunit, whose amino-acid sequence is MKVERRVISVIVQNEHSVLARITGLFAARGYNIETLTVAPIPDSDMSRLTIETRGNVRVIEQIIKQLHKLIPTYKVIEHEEMIEKEMVMMKFPINESLAAIQALCQAYNGGIANVSSQHIITMVADEPRRVKHFIEAAQRFHPVEIVRGGVVAMERE